The region CTTTTTCATTGTTATTGAGTACATATGAAACTGTTGCTACTGAAACTCCTGCTGTCCTTGCTATATCCTTCATTGTAACCTTACCCATATATTTTCACCTCCATAAAGTTAACTCAATTGTTTTCTTTCATTAAAAAAGCCCCTATATCCTAAATAGCATGCTATAAAAGAAGCTATAGCCGTAGTAGAAAGCATCATAAATGTTACCATAATTTGATATTTAATTGCATTTACAGGAGAAACACCTGCCAATATAAGTCCTGTCATCATACCTGGAAGAGACACGATTCCAAGTGTTTTTGCTGAATCAATAGTCGGCAGCATGCCAGTTTTAATTGAATCTCTTATTATTTCAATAGAAGAAGTCTTTATATCCGCACCAAGTGAAAGCTTGGTTTCTACTTCTTCCCTCTTGTTTTTAAAATCCGCTTTCATCTGCCTATAGCAAAGTCCTATAGCTACCATCGCATTACTTATAATCATTCCACCAACAGGAACTATTTGGTTGGGTTCGTATTTTATTGCTTTTGCAAACACAAGTATAAAAAGTGTAATTATTGTGCCGATAATTATTGATACAAATGATATAACCCTAACATTCTTTATTCCTTGTCCTCTTTTTCCTGCATTATATGCTGCATTAAAAGTCATAAATAGCAGTAACATCGTAGTAAATAGAACACTTTTGAGCTTAAATATGTAATCTAGCACATATCCAACTGCAAATAATTGAATTACAGCCCTTACAACTCCTATTAATGTCTCCTTTTCTAGTTTTAATTTTTGTGTATATGAAAAAATAAGAGAAATTACTACAAGGAATGAGGCTATTAAAAGTGATGATGTACTTATATTATTCATTTTTAAGCACCTCCATAGATTTAATTTCTCCGTCTTCTAGAGTAATAACTTTATTTGCATATTTTGTGCTTTGCTCTTTATTATGTGTTATCCACATTATTGTAATTCCTTCTTTATTTAAACCTTTAATTACATTTTCCACAATTATTGTATTATCAGCATCAAGTGCAGAAGTAGCCTCATCAAGCAGCAGTATATCTGGCTTAAATAGTAAGCTTCTTATTAGTGCTATTCTCTGTTTTTCACCACCCGATAAATTTCTTACATCCTTATTTAAATAATCATGAGTAAACTTAAAATCATCCATTAATTCATTAATTCTATCATAATCCACTAAAACACTTCTTATATTATATGGGAATTTAAAATTATCTAAAACAGTATCACCAAGCAAATGAGGAATTTGAAAACAATATACAATCTTTTTTCTAAGTTCCATTGGATTGTATTTTGAATATTCCTTATTCCTATAAATTATGCTGCCTTCTGTTGGGCTTATTAAGTCTGCACACATTTTAAAAAAAGTACTTTTTCCACTTCCAGAATGCCCTACTACTGAAACAAAATCACCACTATCGATATTTACATTTATATTTTTTAATATGGTGTTACTACCGTTTACATATGAAACTTCTTTAAATTCAAGCAAATTCAATTCACATACCTCCGTCAAAAGTCCCTAAAAATTTTATTTTTACAGAATTATTTTTTTACAAATATCTTTTATTCCTACTTTTAATCTACTTATAATTATAATATTGAAATATATTTAATCCAATAAATTTTAAAATGCAATGAAAATTTATTTACAAATAGAAAAGAATGGCATATAATGATATTACATTTTAAATGAACCGCCATTCATAATAAGAGGTGATGTTATGCCAAAGATAATAAAAGATGTTGAGAAAACTATTAGAAATTGTGCTTTACAATTATTTGTTGAGCTTAGTTATACTGATGTAGATATGAAAATGATATCTAAAAAATCTGGTGTAGCTGTTGGAACTCTATATAATTACTACGAAAATAAGGAGCAACTTTATGTAAGCATACTTAAAGAAAGTTGGGAAAATACATTTAACAAACTAGATTCTATAAATAATCTTACTATTTCTCCAGAAAAAAAGCTCAGAAAATTCATAAGTACGCTTTACGAAGATATAGAATCAAGGAATGGTTTAGGAAAAGCTTTGATAAATACTCCTGCTGTTGAGCTAAAAGATAATAAAGAAATTAATTATTTAAAAGACAGCTTGATTTTAAGGACAGAAAATCTCTTAAGTTGTCTTGATAAGGTAGAAACCCTTAGTAAATGCCCTAACATTAATACTAGATTAGCA is a window of Clostridium pasteurianum DNA encoding:
- a CDS encoding ABC transporter permease; amino-acid sequence: MNNISTSSLLIASFLVVISLIFSYTQKLKLEKETLIGVVRAVIQLFAVGYVLDYIFKLKSVLFTTMLLLFMTFNAAYNAGKRGQGIKNVRVISFVSIIIGTIITLFILVFAKAIKYEPNQIVPVGGMIISNAMVAIGLCYRQMKADFKNKREEVETKLSLGADIKTSSIEIIRDSIKTGMLPTIDSAKTLGIVSLPGMMTGLILAGVSPVNAIKYQIMVTFMMLSTTAIASFIACYLGYRGFFNERKQLS
- a CDS encoding ABC transporter ATP-binding protein encodes the protein MNLLEFKEVSYVNGSNTILKNINVNIDSGDFVSVVGHSGSGKSTFFKMCADLISPTEGSIIYRNKEYSKYNPMELRKKIVYCFQIPHLLGDTVLDNFKFPYNIRSVLVDYDRINELMDDFKFTHDYLNKDVRNLSGGEKQRIALIRSLLFKPDILLLDEATSALDADNTIIVENVIKGLNKEGITIMWITHNKEQSTKYANKVITLEDGEIKSMEVLKNE
- a CDS encoding TetR/AcrR family transcriptional regulator; this encodes MPKIIKDVEKTIRNCALQLFVELSYTDVDMKMISKKSGVAVGTLYNYYENKEQLYVSILKESWENTFNKLDSINNLTISPEKKLRKFISTLYEDIESRNGLGKALINTPAVELKDNKEINYLKDSLILRTENLLSCLDKVETLSKCPNINTRLAESLLVSTLVMLEFHPNDKKDNINFLVEFANLSMK